In Glycine max cultivar Williams 82 chromosome 10, Glycine_max_v4.0, whole genome shotgun sequence, the DNA window GTATGAAATTTTGTAACTTTGCCAATTCACAGAAGACATGACCCAATTGAGCACGGTTTTAATTTCATGCTGAAAGTTCATGATATACGCAAAACAAGCAAGAGGGTATCAGAAAGACACACgctttaattttttcatagCAAAAATGCATACCGGTGAGGTTGTTGACTTTGATGTTGACTTGCGCACGGTCAGCATATAGGTCTGCGTTGTTGGGGCTGAGACCAATGGCCTGAGTTAAGAGGTCGTAGGCGAGATCATAGTTATCATCTTCGAAAGCCTCTTTGGCCTTAAGCTCAAGATCGGAAGCCATTGAAGAGCaaggaataaagaagaagaaggtgaagTGTGAGAGGTAAAAAATTCTAGAGTGAGCGTGGGAACAAAGGTACTGGAAACAAGGCAAGTATTATGCTATATTTATTAATCTTAATTAGGAAACTACCTCGTATTGCctagcaaaaaataaataaataaaactttatctCGTATTAGGAAACAACCTAGAACCTGGATTCAGTGACAAATTCTTGCTCCTATGATTAGGATGAAGTTTCTTGTGTTCACATTGTCTGACCAATTTTAGTCAGAAAATGAACATCTACATAGaagtttttttccttctatgtACGATATCTGCTACCTTCCGTTTAACAACATGGTGAATTTTTTTTGCCATGAAAAACAGTAGTTATGCTATGGTGGTTACTTTGCTTTTTATCATGATAAATGGATAGTGCAGATAAAATTGCAGATATGTCAGAGCAAAGTTTTACTAGTTCTTTGATTGATAGGAACAGCCGACAGGACATGAAATTTAATGGATAAAGATTAATATGTTATGAttgaataacataaaaaaatctattttacttcattcttttaaaattgatttttttttattgattttcattttaccagtttaaacaataaaacatagtaatgtttatcattatttttcatttgatcATCTTCTTAATTCAAATATACGTGGAATTGAGGGATAGaatatatttgattattattcaatttttaaaaattaattatatatttactctGACGGATCCATATTTGAGTAAAGGTCCAGGTTTTTATAAGTCAAGATGCTTCAAGAAAAACAGATTTCTTTTGAGCTAAAACATTTTATCATAGTAATAATACTCAACTATAGCATAATGCTAAACTgaaaagttttaaatatatttttggtacttaaaaataaaatgttagtaAATTGtatagttttatatttaaaaaaaagtttatcatACTATTTTTTATGGGAGGAGAAATCTGATTCATAAAATGTAGGCCAATTAAGATCAAGCGTTTTAGGAATTACTTTTAtcagatttttttatcatttatttattaactcattttattactatttttcactatctaaatatttaatttggtcAATCTATTAATTAGACATAAACAACTCTTCCATAGGCACAGTACCCCAGAACGGAAAGGATTTTTGTGCATCAATCTTTTTCTTGTACACCCAAcacgtttttgtttttttttttttaaattacttctAACAAActtatgaatttataatttgtataaattgtggATTCATAATTTAGAAAATCATGAATTGATAATTCATATGTTTATTCATATGTATATTAGAAAttaatgtatcaaaattaaaattaattataaaaaaatttattatgtaaatttacatgtatattaaatatatattaaaatttttagtattatatataacgacattaattattttatattataattaatttattaactattatcgtgttaataacataaaaatctCATAttgaaaagattaaattatattttaaataaataatatttttgtacatTAAAAGTGTAAGAAATCTGTCAGCGCTCCAAGACTATTTACCCTTATAATGACCGTTAATGATATATGGAATCGTGTGATTGTTAATAATAAGTTGTTGCTAACAACGAGAGTGTCTCCCCATAACAGCAACTGTAGCGTCACGATGCTATGTAGTAAAAAAGTTTCTAACAGTTTTTCTCCATGCCGCTTCCGAGAAACTTGCTTGCAGGTTCTCTCTCTCTGCAACTCACAAACCCTGAAGGAGGGAGCATGTGTTCATAGCCCAATTATCAAAGTGGGTCTTCAACATGACTTGTATTTGAGCAACAATTTATTGTGTTTGTACGCCAAATGCTTTGGAGTTGGACAAGCACGCCATCTCTTCGATGAAATGCCTCATAGGGATGTTGTGTCGTGGACTACACTCCTTTCTGCTCACACCAGGAACAAGCATCATTTTGAAGCTCTTCAATTGTTTGACATGATGCTTGGTTCTGGTCAATGCCCCAATGAGTTCACCTTGTCCAGTGCCTTAAGATCGTGTTCTGCCTTGGGAGAGTTTGAGTTTGGGGCTAAAATTCATGCCTCTGTGGTAAAGCTTGGGTTGGAGCTGAATCATGTTCTGGGTACCACTTTGGTTGATTTGTACACCAAGTGTGATTGCACTGTGGAACCACACAAATTGCTTGCGTTTGTGAAAGATGGTGATGTTGTATCTTGGACAACGATGATCTCTTCATTGGTGGAAACTAGTAAATGGAGTGAAGCTCTACAACTCTATGTCAAAATGATTGAAGCCGGTATTTACCCGAATGAGTTCACATTTGTTAAACTCTTAGGCATGCCTTCTTTTCTTGGTTTGGGGAAGGGTTATGGGAAAGTACTGCATTCACAGTTAATCACATTTGGTGTGGAAATGAATTTGATGTTGAAGACAGCCATTATTTGTATGTATGCAAAATGTAGACGGATGGAAGATGCTATTAAGGTCTCACAACAGACACCTAAATACGATGTGTGCTTATGGACTTCCATAATCTCTGGATTTGTTCAAAATTCGCAGGTTAGAGAGGCTGTCAATGCATTGGTTGATATGGAATTGTCTGGAATTCTACCAAATAATTTTACGTATGCTAGTTTATTGAATGCTAGCTCCTCAGTTTTATCATTGGAGCTTGGGGAACAGTTTCATTCAAGGGTTATCATGGTTGGATTGGAGGGTGATATTTATGTAGGAAATGCATTGGTTGATATGTACATGAAATGCTCCCATACCACAACAAATGGTGTGAAAGCTTTTAGAGGGATAGCCTTGCCGAATGTCATCTCTTGGACTTCTTTGATTGCTGGTTTTGCAGAACATGGTTTTGAAGAAGAATCTGTTCAGTTGTTTGCTGAGATGCAAGCAGCTGGAGTGCAACCAAATTCCTTTACACTATCTACTATCCTTGGAGCTTGCAGCAAGATGAAATCTATTATTCAAACAAAGAAACTCCATGGATATATCATAAAAACACAAGTAGACATTGACATGGCTGTTGGGAATGCTCTTGTAGATGCTTATGCTGGAGGGGGGATGGCAGATGAAGCATGGTCTGTTATTGGCATGATGAACCATAGAGATATCATCACATACACAACTTTAGCAGCAAGATTAAACCAACAGGGAGATCACGAAATGGCATTAAGAGTCATCACTCACATGTGCAATGATGAGGTTAAGATGGATGAATTTAGCTTGGCAAGTTTTATATCAGCTGCAGCTGGCTTAGGCATTATGGAAACTGGAAAGCAACTCCATTGTTATTCTTTCAAATCAGGTTTCGAGAGATGTAACTCAGTCTCAAATAGCCTAGTTCACTCGTACAGCAAGTGTGGTAGCATGCGCGATGCATACAGAGTTTTCAAAGATATAACTGAGCCAGATAGAGTGTCATGGAATGGTTTGATCTCTGGATTGGCATCAAATGGACTTATATCCGATGCTCTTTCTGCCTTTGATGACATGAGGTTAGCAGGAGTTAAACCCGATTCTGTCACATTCTTATCACTGATTTTTGCTTGCAGCCAAGGTAGTTTATTGAATCAGGGTCTTGATTATTTCTATTCCATGGAAAAAACATATCATATAACACCAAAGTTGGATCACTATGTGTGTTTAGTTGATCTCCTCGGTAGAGGTGGTCGCCTAGAGGAAGCTATGGGAGTTATTGAAACAATGCCTTTCAAGCCAGATTCTGTAATTTATAAAACCTTATTAAACGCTTGCAACTTACATGGAAATGTGCCACTGGGAGAAGATATGGCAAGGAGATGTCTCGAGCTTGATCCATGTGACCCTGCAATATACTTGCTGCTTGCAAGCTTGTATGACAATGCTGGACTCCCTGATTTTGGTGACAAGACTCGCAAGCTGATGAGAGAAAGAGGCTTAAGAAGAAGTCCAAGGCAGTGTTGGATGGAGGTAAAAAGTAAGATTTATCTCTTCTCTGCAAGAGAGAAGATAGGTAATGATGAGatcaatgaaaagctagagTCTCTTATAACTGAAATAAAGAATAGAGGGTATCCATACCAAGAGAGTGAAGACAAGTTATACCACTCAGAGCAATTGGCCCTTGCATTTGGTGTTCTTAGCGTGCCAACTTTGGCTCCAATACGCATAAATAAAAACTCACTTATCTGCACTCACTGTCATTCTTTTATAATGCTTCTGACACAATTTGTTGATAGAGAGATAATTGTGAGGGATAGGAAACGATTCCATGTCTTTAAGGACGGCCAGTGTTCATGTAGAGGTCACTCATGAtttgttgaaacttgaaacatttttttttttagattttgctAAAATATCTTGTGTTACTTTTTTGTTCGTGTAATTGGTTGAGTTTTTACTCGTGGTTCTAGCAATGTCGATGAAACCCGAAAGGGGTCCAAGATTGGTCAGGCCAGGGTTGAAGGCTGTTGCCAAAATTGGAGTATGAAACTCAGGCTATCTATAGATTTAGGAAGGACGagagaatgaaataaaataatttaaatacaatgaTATTTAACTAAAGTAATTTAACAAccttaaatgtaaaataattattaaatagtttgttaaaaataactCTTACGA includes these proteins:
- the LOC100791770 gene encoding pentatricopeptide repeat-containing protein At5g52850, chloroplastic codes for the protein MTVNDIWNRVIVNNKLLLTTRVSPHNSNCSVTMLCSKKVSNSFSPCRFRETCLQVLSLCNSQTLKEGACVHSPIIKVGLQHDLYLSNNLLCLYAKCFGVGQARHLFDEMPHRDVVSWTTLLSAHTRNKHHFEALQLFDMMLGSGQCPNEFTLSSALRSCSALGEFEFGAKIHASVVKLGLELNHVLGTTLVDLYTKCDCTVEPHKLLAFVKDGDVVSWTTMISSLVETSKWSEALQLYVKMIEAGIYPNEFTFVKLLGMPSFLGLGKGYGKVLHSQLITFGVEMNLMLKTAIICMYAKCRRMEDAIKVSQQTPKYDVCLWTSIISGFVQNSQVREAVNALVDMELSGILPNNFTYASLLNASSSVLSLELGEQFHSRVIMVGLEGDIYVGNALVDMYMKCSHTTTNGVKAFRGIALPNVISWTSLIAGFAEHGFEEESVQLFAEMQAAGVQPNSFTLSTILGACSKMKSIIQTKKLHGYIIKTQVDIDMAVGNALVDAYAGGGMADEAWSVIGMMNHRDIITYTTLAARLNQQGDHEMALRVITHMCNDEVKMDEFSLASFISAAAGLGIMETGKQLHCYSFKSGFERCNSVSNSLVHSYSKCGSMRDAYRVFKDITEPDRVSWNGLISGLASNGLISDALSAFDDMRLAGVKPDSVTFLSLIFACSQGSLLNQGLDYFYSMEKTYHITPKLDHYVCLVDLLGRGGRLEEAMGVIETMPFKPDSVIYKTLLNACNLHGNVPLGEDMARRCLELDPCDPAIYLLLASLYDNAGLPDFGDKTRKLMRERGLRRSPRQCWMEVKSKIYLFSAREKIGNDEINEKLESLITEIKNRGYPYQESEDKLYHSEQLALAFGVLSVPTLAPIRINKNSLICTHCHSFIMLLTQFVDREIIVRDRKRFHVFKDGQCSCRGHS